The genomic DNA ACGATGTCGACATCGTGGCCGGGGATGATGCGGCTCGTCTCGTCCTTGAGCTCTTCCTTGAGGGTCTTATAGAGCTTGATGAGGTTGAAGTCGTTGCCCTGTCCGTATCCCGGAGTCCACATCTTCTCGACGTTCGAGTACCAGTACACGGTGTCACCGGCGACGACGAACGGTCCACTCTGCGTCTCGACCTTGAACCACTGCGAGCCGAACGTGTGGGAGTCGCGGGCCAGGCGCGCGGTGACGCCGGGGAGCAGTTCCTCGTCACCGTTGACGAATCGGATGCGACCGTCAGCGATTCCCTTGGCGGCGCGTGTCAGGTCGGTGGGGTCGAAGGAGGAGAAGATCCACGCCCGATCGGCGTCAGTCGGCATCTGGTTCGCGAGGTCCACCGCCTGCGACCAACCGACGTACTCGTCGAACTGCACGTAGAGCTGCGCGTTGGGGAAAGCCTCGAAGTTGCCCATGTGGTCGAAGTGCATGTGGGAGACGAGGATGACGTCGATGTCTTCGGGCGTGAGGTCGACCTTCGCGAGGACCTCTGCCGGGCTCTCCCAGCTCTGGAACGGGTAGCGGTCAAGCCAGTAGTCGTTGCGGAAGCCGCAGTCCACGAGGGCGATGTGCTGCTTACCGCCCACTTCGCCTCCGATGAGCAGCGTGTACAGCATGGGGATACGAATAGTTCCCGCGTTGCTGTACAGGCCGGAGCCACCAAAGAAGTCGTGAGGCATCGTCCCTTGGCAGAACTCGAGGGAGTAGATCGAGTAGTCGGTCTTGCGTTCGCTCATGGTTATGGCCGGTCTTTCTCGGGATTCGGGTTTCGAGTGACCGTAAGCGTCACTGCTGGCGGCGTGCAGTCATGGTACATGCCTGCCTATCGGATGCGCAACGAAAATATGTTGAAAACCAGCGGATGCAATCGATTGACGCGCCGGCAGCCAATCTTGGACAATCAG from Microbacterium sp. LWO13-1.2 includes the following:
- a CDS encoding N-acyl homoserine lactonase family protein — translated: MSERKTDYSIYSLEFCQGTMPHDFFGGSGLYSNAGTIRIPMLYTLLIGGEVGGKQHIALVDCGFRNDYWLDRYPFQSWESPAEVLAKVDLTPEDIDVILVSHMHFDHMGNFEAFPNAQLYVQFDEYVGWSQAVDLANQMPTDADRAWIFSSFDPTDLTRAAKGIADGRIRFVNGDEELLPGVTARLARDSHTFGSQWFKVETQSGPFVVAGDTVYWYSNVEKMWTPGYGQGNDFNLIKLYKTLKEELKDETSRIIPGHDVDIVQRYKSWTTDSGNYVIEVNRRENEASRAPANAGVLLT